The Gemmatimonadaceae bacterium region CCCTAAGAACCTTAGGTAAAGGATCGCTTGTGGTCTTCGGTGACCGGAGATCTGCTCAAATGAACCAGCCCGAGCTCGACCTCGTTCGCGGCACCCTCGATCTTCTCATCCTCAAGACTCTGTCCTGGGGACCGATGCACGGACTTGCCGTCGTGCGTTGGATCCAGAACGCCACCAACGATCAACTCCAGATCGAAGAAGGCGCGCTCTATCCCGCGCTCCACCGCATGGAGAGCAAAGGCTGGCTCGAGGCCGACTGGGGATACACCGACCGAAATCGCAAGGCGAAGTTCTACCGCCTCACCACGATGGGTCGAAAGCATCTCGCCGCCGAACACGTGCGATGGACGCGCTACGCGGGCGTCGTCGGTCTGGTGCTCGAGGCGCGCGGCGCGGCGGCCGGAGCAACGCGGTGAGACGCGTCTTTCGAATTCCCGGCGGCGGCCGCCCCGCCGATCGCGCGCTCGACGACGAGCTGCGCTTTCACCTCGACGGACGCGTCGAAGAGCTGATGCAGGCCGAAGGGCTGTCGCGCGACGAAGCCGAACGAGAAGCGCGGCGCCGGTTCGGAGACTACGAGGCCTATCGCCGACAGGCACGCGCAATCGACGACGACATGCTGCGCCGGAGGAATCGCATGGAAATGTTCGACGCCATAGCGCGCGAGACACGCCACGCGGCACGCTCGCTCGGACGCGCGCCCTCGTTCTCACTCATCGCCGCGCTCACGCTCGCGCTCGGCCTCGGCGCGGCGACGACGATTTTCACGCTTCTCGACCGCGTGGTGATTCGCCCGCTTCCCTATCCCCACGCCGACCGGCTCGTTCATCTAGGCACGCTCTGGCCGAAGGTGAAGGAAGGCGAGGAGTACATGCTCTCCAGGGGACAGTACTTCTACTTCAAGAAGAACAGCCGAGTACTCGCCGACATCGCGATGTACGACGAGGACATGCTCGTCGTACCGGGAGACGCGTCGCATCCCGCCGAGCGGGTGCCCGAGGTGGACGTGAGCGCGAGCGTGTTTCGGTTGCTCGGCATTCGACCCGAACTGGGGCGCGCGATCAGCGAAGACGACGAACGGCTTCCCAACGGCGATCCCCACTACGCGCTGATCTCGCACGGCTATTGGCTCCGCCGTTTCGGCGGAGATCCGCACATCGTCGGGAAACGATTGATGACGGGCGACACGACGACGCTCGAGATCATCGGCGTGTTACCAGCAGGCGCGACGATTCCCGACGTGAAAGCGGACGTGTGGATTCGCGAACATCTCAATCCGGACGACCCACCGGTCAATAACCACACGCATCCGGCCATCGGTTTGATCAAGCCGGGCATCACCGTTGCCGCTGCGCTCGCCGACATCAAGCTCGTCCAGCAGCGCATGCAAGAGGAGTATCCGACCGTCTACCGGAAGGCGTTTCTCGACCGATCCGGATTTGCGATGAACGTGACGTCGCTTCGCGATCACGTCGTCGGCGCGTCGATCGTGCGCCGGCTGTGGCTGATCTTCGGCGCCGTTGCGTTCGTACTGCTGATCGCGGCGGCGAATGTGGCGAACCTATTCCTCGTTCGCATCGACGCGCGTCGCCGCGAGGTGGCCGTGCGCACGGCGCTCGGCGCGGATCGAGCGCACATGGCGATCCACTATCTCACGGAAAGCATCTTGCTCGCGGTTGCCGCCGGCATCGCGGCGATCGCTATCGCGGCGATACTGCTGCACGTCGTGCTCGCGATCGCGCCGCAAACGCTGCCGCGTCTGGCCGAGGTGGCGGTCGATTCGCGCGGCGTGGCATTCTGTCTCGGATCGGCGCTGGCTTTCGGGATCGTCCTCGGTGTGCTTCCGCTCGGTGCGGCGAAGCTCGACGTCTCGTCGTTGCGCGACGGCGGCCGAGGCCTCACGTCTTCCAAGTCGCGTGAAACGGCACGTCGTGGACTGGTGCTCGCTCAGGTCGCGCTGGCGGTGGTGCTACTCGCGGGCGCCGGGCTCATGGCCGAGAGCTTCGCCAAGCTGCGGCGGGTGCATCCCGGGTTCGATCCGAGTGGCGTCGAGACGATGTCGATCATCCTGCCGCGCGGCTACCGGGTACCGCAGCAAGCCGAGACGTTCTGGCATTCGTTCATCACGCGAGTCGGCGCGATACCCGGCGTGGTCCACGCCGGCGCGGTCGACCAGCTTCCGCTTTCCGGGGGATGGGGCTGCAGCGGGCTCACGGTCGACGTGACGAACTCGCTCGGCGAGTCGGGCAACTGCATGCCGATGGGTGTGATCACGCCCGGCTACCTCGAGACGATGGGGATCAAGTTCCAAGGGACGGCGCCCACGTGGGAATCGCTCGAGGCGCGCACCGCGCCGACGGTCGTCACCACCGCCTTCGCCAAGCGGTTTTGGGAGGATCGCAGCGCGCTCGGACACATCGTCAAGCCGTTCAACGCGACCAACGCTTTCCCGGTCGTCGCCGTGACGGAGGATCTCCGGTCGAACGGGCTTCAGAATCCGCCAATTCAAGAGGTATTGCTGCCCATGCTCGGCACGGCGGCGTCGCCGGACTGGAACGTCGGCTCGGACTTGACGCTCGTGGTCAAAGCGCCCGGCGTGAGCACGTCGGCACTGGTGCCGGCGATTCGCGCGATGCTCGCGCAGGTCGAGCCGAAAGCGATCGTCGCCGACGTGCAACCGATGGAGCTCGTCGTCGCGAAGTCGATGGCCCAGACGTCGTTCACGATGCTCCTCATGCTCATCGCCGCGGCGATCGCCCTGGCGTTGAGCGCCGTCGGCATCTACGGCGTGATCGCGTACGTCGTCGGGCAGCGGCGAAGCGAAATCGGCATTCGCATCGCGCTCGGCGCGCAGCTCGGCGCGGTGACGCGATTGGTCGTCGGCCAATCGCTCGCGATCGTCGCGGCCGGCGTCGCGCTCGGCATCGTCTGCGCGCTCGCGGGGACACGGCTGCTCCGCTCGCTGCTCTTCGACGTCAGCCCAAGCGATCCGTTCGTGCTCGCGGCAACTGCCCTGGTGTTGCTGGTCGTCGCCGTGCTCGCGAGCGCCGCTCCGGCACGTCGTGCCGCGAAGATCGACCCGGTCGAAGCGATGCGCGAATAGCGGTCGGAACTACTCGGCTCGGAGGGCGACCAGCGGATCGACCTTGGTCGCTCTCCAAGCCGGAATCCAGCTCGCCCCCGCCGCCACGGCGAGCAACGTCAGCGCCACTCCGACGAACGTAAGGGGATCGGTCGGCGTCACGCCGTAGAGAACTCCCTGCATCAGTCTCGTCAGGGCGAGGGCGGCGGCGATTCCCACGAGCACGCCGAGTCCCGCGAGGCGAAGCCCCCGCCAGACGATCATGCCGAGCACCGACGACGCTCGCGCGCCGAGCGCGACGCGGACGCCGATCTCGCGCGTGCGCTGCGTGACGAGATACGACAGCACGCCGTAGATGCCCAACGCGCCGAGGACGAGGCCCATCGTGCCGAAAAGTCCGAGCAACACGGCGAGCAAGCGCGGACGCGCCACCGCCTCGCCGACGGCGTCGTCGAGCGTGAACGCGCCCGTGAACGTCTGCTGCCGATCGACGGCGCGCACGGCATCCTCGATGCGTTTGATCATCAGTTGTGGATCGCCTTGCGCTCGCACCACGAGATTCACTTTCACCCGGAAGATCTGGTACGCGCTCGCGTAGATGCGCGGTGCCGGCGTCTCGTCGACCGTGCCTTGATGAACGTCGCCGACCACGCCGACGATCGCGAAATGGTTGGTGTCACCGAAGGTGATCGTCTGCCCGATCGGGCTTCGGTCGGGGAAATATTTCTTGGCCAGAGCCTCGTTCACGACGAGCGCGATCGGCGCGCCGATGCGATCCTGTTGCGAGAGATCGCGGCCGGCGACGAGCGGGATGCCCATCGTCGAAAAGAATCCATCGCTCGTGAACATCAGCGTCGCGCGCGGCAGCTCGCCGTCGGCACCGCGCGTCACCCCCGGCGGCATGAAGCCGATCGTCTCACCGTCGCCGCGGAAGGGAATGTCTCGCACGGCTCCGGCGGCGATGACGCCCGGTACTTGCCGCACGCGGTTCAGCATTTCGCGATACGTGTCGCGCATCTCGGCCGCCGTCGAGTGGCGCGCGGTTGAAATGCTGTAGTTCACGACGACGCGGTGATCGCGTTTGAATCCGAGATCCACTTGCAGCAGCTTCACGAAGCTTCGTGTCATGAGGCCGGCGCCGACCACGAGTACGACGGCCAGCGCCACCTCGGCCACGACCAGTGCGTTTCGCAGTCCACCGGCCGCGCTGGTGGCCCCGCGCGATCCTTCGCGCAACGACTGCTGCAGCTCGGGCGACGAGGCGCGAATCGCCGGAATCAACCCGAACGCGACGCCGGTGACGATGGTCAGCCCCGCGGTGAACAACACCACGCGGTAGTCGAGCCCCACCTCTTCGGCCCGGGGGAGCTGTCCGGCCGCGAGGCGAAGGAGCCCGGCCTTGCCCAACACCGCGACTCCGATCCCCAGCACACCGCCGACGATCGCCAGAACCATGCTCTCGGTGCACAGCTGGCGAATGACGCGGGATCGGCCGGCGCCGAGTGCGACGCGAATCGCCAATTCTCGCTCGCGCGACGTGGCGCGCGCGAGCAACAGGCTCGCGAGGTTCACCGCGGCGATGATGAGCACGAATCCCACCGCGCCCAGCAACACGAGCAAGCTGGCTCGCACCTTTCCCACGATCGAGTCGCGAAGCGGCGTCACCGCCGCACCGCCGAGGTTGCGGTCGTCCTCGTATTCCGCGGCGAGTCCACGCGTGATCACGTTCATCTCGGCGCTCGCCTGAGCGATGGTGACGCCGGGCTTCATCCGAGCGACGACGTTCATGATGCGTACGGGGCGAATGCGCGGAATCGACTGATCGGGGATCGTCGAAAACGGGATGTACATCTGGACGTCGGGCGCCGGAAAACGGAAGGTGGGCGGCATCACGCCGACGATCTCGTATGAGTCGCCGCCGAGCGTGACGCGTCGCCCGACGACGGAGCGTTCTCCACCGAACTGGCGCTGCCAGAAGTCGTGGCTCAGCACGACCAGCTTGTCGTTCGCGCCGCGCACCATCTCCTCGTCGCGCGGAACGCGGCCGACTTCGGGCGCGACGCCGAGGGTATTCCAAAATCCCGGCGAAACGAAAGTGGTCGAGATGCGCTGCGGTTCCCCGATTCCAGTGAGATCGGTACCGCTCATTCCTTCGATGTAGAAATAGCCTCCGATGTCGACGAGCATCCGGCGACGCGCGCGCCAGTCATCGAGATTCACCGCCGAAACGGTGGTGGTATTCGAGACGCCCTTCACGATCTCGACTTGGCGCACACTCACCAACCGCTCGGGGTCGGGAAAGGCGAGCGGTCTGAGCAGGACGCCGTTTACCACGCTGAAGATCGCGCTGTTCGCGCCGATCCCCAGCGCCAGCGTCAGAATCGCGACGAGCGAGAAGGCCGGCGCGCTCAAGAGCGCGCGGACCGCGAACCTGATGTCCTGCGTCAACGAATCCAACATGTTTTCCTCCAGCCTGCTATCGACCTCGTGGGCTCGCGTCGTTCGATCGCTGCGCCGGGCGCGCACGGCGAGCGCGATCAGTCCGGGGAGCTCTTCGAACAAGGCGCGCGCGCCCCGCCGCCGCGCTAGTTCGCTGAACACGCCGACCATGTCGTCGGCGAACGCGTCGTGAAATCGCGACGGCAGCAGGATCGCCAACAGGGCGCGGTACGCACGGACGATCATCGTCGCGCGCCGATGAGTTGCTTGGATCTGGCCATGCCCGCGAGCCGCTCGACGCGCAGCGCCTCGGCGCGGGCGGCCTGTCGCCCGCGCGGCGTCAGGCGGTAGTATCGCCGGCGTGAGTCGTCGCCGGCGCGCGGACGCTGGCGTAGCTCCTCGATCCACCCGTTGTCGAGCAAACGCTTCACGGCGGCGTACAGCGTGCTGGCCGTCAGCCGGATTTCTCCGTCCGTTCGCCGCGCGACGTCCTGGATGATGGCGTAGCCATGCAGGTCGTCGTCGACCAGCGAAAGCAGGATCTGAAAGACCTGCACCGAGAGCGGGCCTGTCGGGTCGATGGTGTCGCGGTTCGTCATGATGCGCCGTTCCCCGAGTCCTATATCATCGAGCGCTATACCGTCGCGCGGTATAATGGGCGTGGGGCGCGCGCATCGCAAGCGAGGTGGGACGGGAGGGCAGGTTCGAGTGGACCGGTCCGGCCATCGACCGGTCCGCCGCCCGGTGCCGGTTATTCGCTTTCTTGGGCGAGCAGGAGGCGTTTCCGGTCGACGCCCCACTTGTAACCGGAGAGCTGTCCGTCGCCGCGAACGACCCGATGGCAGGGCACCACAACCGCGACACGGTTGCCGGCGCACGCCTGCGCGACGGCGCGACTCGCGCCGGGAGCGCCGATTGCGTGGGCCACCTGCGCGTACGATCGGCGTTCGCCCGCCGGAATCGCCTGAAGCGCGTTCCAAACGCGGCGCTGAAACTCGGTTCCGGTCAGATCCAACGGTATTCGATTCGACGGCTGTTGTTCCGGATGGCGCACGCGATCGAGTACGGCGCGCACCCACGTTCCATTCGCCGAGTCGTCGCGATCGATGGAGGCCTTCGGAAAATCGGCGCGAAGCGCGCGCTCGACATCGGCGTCCGTGGCGCCGAGCTCGACCGCACACACTCCGCGTTCCGTCGTCGCAACCAGCACGCGCCCGATCGGTGCGTCTTCGATCGTGTAAGCGATCCGAACGCCGGCACCGCCTCGCCGATAGGAGGCGGGTGTCATACCCAACGACTGCGCGGCACGCTCGTACACGCGACTGCTCGACCCGAATCCGGCTTCGTATGTGGCGCGACTCACCGTGTCGCCGGCGCGCAAACGCGCCTTGAAGCGCCGCATGCGAGCTTCGGCCTGATACGCCTTCGGCGAGGCGCCCACGACGCGCTTGAACGAACGCTGCACGTGCGATGCGCTCATCCCGACCGCCGCGGCCAATTCGTCGAGCGACACGAGACGGTCGGTGTGCGCGTCGAGGTATTCGCGCGCGCGCTCGACGGCGGGATGGACTCCGGCATCCGTCGGCTTGCAACGGCGACACGCACGAAAGCCCGCGCGCTCCGCTTCGGCGGTCGTCGAAAAGAACTCGACGTTCGCGCGCAACGCGCGCCGCGACGGACACGACGGCTTGCAAAACACCCCCGTCGAGCGGACGCCGTACACGAAGCGTCCGTCGTAGGTCGAGTCTCTCCGCTCGACCGCATGCCAGGCGGTGGAGCTCGAGATCCTGGTCGTTTCGTTCGAAGTGACGGCCATCGTCGCCATGATTTGCTCCCGTTGGTAGGCACGCGCAACCTACCCCCGCACCGCGCCGCCGAGCTATCCGAACCTTGCTCTCAAATTTCGCCTGCTGCGCTCTTCAGCGCGGCCGGGTTCGGGGTGGGGCTGACCTCGGGCGGCTCGGCGCGTGTGTGATCGCGCGCCTTTCCCGCGGTCAGACGTTCTTGATTTCGGTGATGAGGCCCGTGAGCGAGGCCTTGGCGTCGCCGAACAGCATGCTCGTGCGCTTGTCGTAGAACAGCTCGTTCTCGATCCCGGCGAAACCGGCGGACATGCCGCGTTTGAGAACGATCACGCTCTTGGCATGATCCGCGTTCAGAATCGGCATCCCGTAGATGGGCGACGCTTTGTCGTTGCGCGCCGCCGGGTTCACGACGTCGTTCGCACCGATGACCAGCGCGACGTCGGCGCGATCGAACTCGCTGTTGATCTCGTCCATGTCGTACAGCTTGTCGTACGGCACGTTCGCTTCGGCGAGAAGGACGTTCATATGGCCTGGCATTCGCCCGGCCACCGGGTGAACGGCGAATTTGACTTCGCCGCCGCGCTTTTCGATCAACTCGGCGAGCTCGCGCACGGCGTGCTGCGCCTGCGCGACGGCCATGCCGTAGCCGGGAATCACGATCACGAGCTGCGCGTACGCGAGTTGGATCGCGGCGTCTTCGACGCTGATCGAGCGGACGCTCAACCCGGCCGACGACTTGGCGCCGATCGCGGCCGTCTCGCTGCCGAACGCGCCGAAGAGCACGTTCCTGAACGACCGGTTCATGGCCTTGCTCATCAGGATCGACAGGATGAATCCCGACGCGCCGTCGAGCGAGCCGCTGATGATCAGGATGACGTTGCCGATCGCGAACCCCATCGCGCACGACGCGAGGCCGGAGTACGAGTTGAGCAACGCGACGACCACCGGCATGTCCGCGCCGCCGATCGGTATGACGAACAGGATGCCGAACACGAACGACGCCGCGATCATCGCGTAGAACGCCCAGCCGGCCGCCGGGTCGACGATCGTGTAAACCGCCAGCGCAATGATGCCGAGGAAAAACGCCGCGTTTACGAGATTCTGACCCGTGTACGTGACGGCCCTCGATGTAATCCATTCCTGGAGCTTGCCCGCCGCGACGATCGTTCCGCCGACGGTGATGGATCCGAGAATGATCTCGAAGTCCAGCGCGAGCATCGTCGCGCGCGTGGGCAGCCCGCCGGCGACGATCTCCGAGTGATACTCGGCGACACCGACGAGCGTCGCGGCGAGCGCGCTGAACGTGAGCGCGATCGCGATTCGCTGCGGCATCGCCGTCATCGGCACCCACTGGCCCATCGGGTAGCCGATCACCACGCCGAGAACGAGTCCGGCGGCGATCCAGCGGTAGTCGACGAGGGTGTGGTTCAGCAGCGTGCCGACGATGGCGAACAACATGCCCACCGCCGCCTGCTGCATGCCGCGGCGGGCTCGGTCGGGGCGAGTGAGGCTGCGCAGTCCAAGAATGAACAGCGCGGAGGCGATGAGGTAGCTCGCCTGGATGAAGAGCTCGCGCATCAGCGCGGTCCCGCCTTGTTGTCGCTGCCCGACTTGAACATCCGCAGCATGCGGTCGGTGATGAGGAATCCGCCGACGATGTTGCTCGACGCGGCGACGACGGCGATGAATCCGAGGATCGTCGCCACGTGATCGCGCGCCGAGCCCGCCGCGATCAGCGAACCGACCAGCGAGATGCCGGAGATGGCGTTCGTCGCCGCCATCAGCGGCGTGTGGAGGAGCGGCGGCACGCGCGAGATGACCATGAAGCCGACGAATGCCGCCAACATGAAGACGTACAGTTCGAGAAGATTCATTGTTTGAGCACCCGTCCGTCGTGGGTCATCAACATCGCGCCGGTGATCTCGTCCGTCGGGTCGAGTTGGAGAACGCCGTCCTTCACGAGATGCTTGAGCAGCTCGAAGATGTTCCGGCCGAACATCTGGCTGGCGTGGAACGCCACGGTGCTCGGCACGTTGAGCGGCGCGATGATCGTGACGTCGTGAGCCTCGACTGTTTCGCCGGGCTTCGACAGCACGCAGTTGCCGCCCGTCTCCGCGGCGAGGTCCACGATCACCGAGCCGGCACGCATCGATGCCACCATCTCGGCCGTGATCAGCTTGGGCGCGGGACGTCCGGGAATCGCCGCGGTGGTGACGACGAGGTCCTGATCCTTGATGTGTCCCGCGATCGCGGCGAGTGTGCGCGTCTGTTCGTCCGTCGTCTGTGCTCGCGCATACCCGCCCGCGGCTTGCGCGTCTTCGGCGACCAGCTCGTTCGCGACGAACGTTGCGCCGAGGCTGAGCACTTGTTCGCGAGCGGCGGGGCGCACGTCGAAGGCCGACACCACGCCGCCCAATCGCCGGCCGGTGGCGATCGCCTGAAGGCCGGCGACGCCCGCACCGATCACGAAGACCTTCGCCGGCGAAAT contains the following coding sequences:
- a CDS encoding PadR family transcriptional regulator, producing MNQPELDLVRGTLDLLILKTLSWGPMHGLAVVRWIQNATNDQLQIEEGALYPALHRMESKGWLEADWGYTDRNRKAKFYRLTTMGRKHLAAEHVRWTRYAGVVGLVLEARGAAAGATR
- a CDS encoding ADOP family duplicated permease, coding for MRRVFRIPGGGRPADRALDDELRFHLDGRVEELMQAEGLSRDEAEREARRRFGDYEAYRRQARAIDDDMLRRRNRMEMFDAIARETRHAARSLGRAPSFSLIAALTLALGLGAATTIFTLLDRVVIRPLPYPHADRLVHLGTLWPKVKEGEEYMLSRGQYFYFKKNSRVLADIAMYDEDMLVVPGDASHPAERVPEVDVSASVFRLLGIRPELGRAISEDDERLPNGDPHYALISHGYWLRRFGGDPHIVGKRLMTGDTTTLEIIGVLPAGATIPDVKADVWIREHLNPDDPPVNNHTHPAIGLIKPGITVAAALADIKLVQQRMQEEYPTVYRKAFLDRSGFAMNVTSLRDHVVGASIVRRLWLIFGAVAFVLLIAAANVANLFLVRIDARRREVAVRTALGADRAHMAIHYLTESILLAVAAGIAAIAIAAILLHVVLAIAPQTLPRLAEVAVDSRGVAFCLGSALAFGIVLGVLPLGAAKLDVSSLRDGGRGLTSSKSRETARRGLVLAQVALAVVLLAGAGLMAESFAKLRRVHPGFDPSGVETMSIILPRGYRVPQQAETFWHSFITRVGAIPGVVHAGAVDQLPLSGGWGCSGLTVDVTNSLGESGNCMPMGVITPGYLETMGIKFQGTAPTWESLEARTAPTVVTTAFAKRFWEDRSALGHIVKPFNATNAFPVVAVTEDLRSNGLQNPPIQEVLLPMLGTAASPDWNVGSDLTLVVKAPGVSTSALVPAIRAMLAQVEPKAIVADVQPMELVVAKSMAQTSFTMLLMLIAAAIALALSAVGIYGVIAYVVGQRRSEIGIRIALGAQLGAVTRLVVGQSLAIVAAGVALGIVCALAGTRLLRSLLFDVSPSDPFVLAATALVLLVVAVLASAAPARRAAKIDPVEAMRE
- a CDS encoding ABC transporter permease → MIVRAYRALLAILLPSRFHDAFADDMVGVFSELARRRGARALFEELPGLIALAVRARRSDRTTRAHEVDSRLEENMLDSLTQDIRFAVRALLSAPAFSLVAILTLALGIGANSAIFSVVNGVLLRPLAFPDPERLVSVRQVEIVKGVSNTTTVSAVNLDDWRARRRMLVDIGGYFYIEGMSGTDLTGIGEPQRISTTFVSPGFWNTLGVAPEVGRVPRDEEMVRGANDKLVVLSHDFWQRQFGGERSVVGRRVTLGGDSYEIVGVMPPTFRFPAPDVQMYIPFSTIPDQSIPRIRPVRIMNVVARMKPGVTIAQASAEMNVITRGLAAEYEDDRNLGGAAVTPLRDSIVGKVRASLLVLLGAVGFVLIIAAVNLASLLLARATSRERELAIRVALGAGRSRVIRQLCTESMVLAIVGGVLGIGVAVLGKAGLLRLAAGQLPRAEEVGLDYRVVLFTAGLTIVTGVAFGLIPAIRASSPELQQSLREGSRGATSAAGGLRNALVVAEVALAVVLVVGAGLMTRSFVKLLQVDLGFKRDHRVVVNYSISTARHSTAAEMRDTYREMLNRVRQVPGVIAAGAVRDIPFRGDGETIGFMPPGVTRGADGELPRATLMFTSDGFFSTMGIPLVAGRDLSQQDRIGAPIALVVNEALAKKYFPDRSPIGQTITFGDTNHFAIVGVVGDVHQGTVDETPAPRIYASAYQIFRVKVNLVVRAQGDPQLMIKRIEDAVRAVDRQQTFTGAFTLDDAVGEAVARPRLLAVLLGLFGTMGLVLGALGIYGVLSYLVTQRTREIGVRVALGARASSVLGMIVWRGLRLAGLGVLVGIAAALALTRLMQGVLYGVTPTDPLTFVGVALTLLAVAAGASWIPAWRATKVDPLVALRAE
- a CDS encoding PadR family transcriptional regulator, which produces MTNRDTIDPTGPLSVQVFQILLSLVDDDLHGYAIIQDVARRTDGEIRLTASTLYAAVKRLLDNGWIEELRQRPRAGDDSRRRYYRLTPRGRQAARAEALRVERLAGMARSKQLIGARR
- the ada gene encoding bifunctional DNA-binding transcriptional regulator/O6-methylguanine-DNA methyltransferase Ada, which translates into the protein MATMAVTSNETTRISSSTAWHAVERRDSTYDGRFVYGVRSTGVFCKPSCPSRRALRANVEFFSTTAEAERAGFRACRRCKPTDAGVHPAVERAREYLDAHTDRLVSLDELAAAVGMSASHVQRSFKRVVGASPKAYQAEARMRRFKARLRAGDTVSRATYEAGFGSSSRVYERAAQSLGMTPASYRRGGAGVRIAYTIEDAPIGRVLVATTERGVCAVELGATDADVERALRADFPKASIDRDDSANGTWVRAVLDRVRHPEQQPSNRIPLDLTGTEFQRRVWNALQAIPAGERRSYAQVAHAIGAPGASRAVAQACAGNRVAVVVPCHRVVRGDGQLSGYKWGVDRKRLLLAQESE
- a CDS encoding NAD(P)(+) transhydrogenase (Re/Si-specific) subunit beta, producing MRELFIQASYLIASALFILGLRSLTRPDRARRGMQQAAVGMLFAIVGTLLNHTLVDYRWIAAGLVLGVVIGYPMGQWVPMTAMPQRIAIALTFSALAATLVGVAEYHSEIVAGGLPTRATMLALDFEIILGSITVGGTIVAAGKLQEWITSRAVTYTGQNLVNAAFFLGIIALAVYTIVDPAAGWAFYAMIAASFVFGILFVIPIGGADMPVVVALLNSYSGLASCAMGFAIGNVILIISGSLDGASGFILSILMSKAMNRSFRNVLFGAFGSETAAIGAKSSAGLSVRSISVEDAAIQLAYAQLVIVIPGYGMAVAQAQHAVRELAELIEKRGGEVKFAVHPVAGRMPGHMNVLLAEANVPYDKLYDMDEINSEFDRADVALVIGANDVVNPAARNDKASPIYGMPILNADHAKSVIVLKRGMSAGFAGIENELFYDKRTSMLFGDAKASLTGLITEIKNV
- a CDS encoding NAD(P) transhydrogenase subunit alpha, coding for MNLLELYVFMLAAFVGFMVISRVPPLLHTPLMAATNAISGISLVGSLIAAGSARDHVATILGFIAVVAASSNIVGGFLITDRMLRMFKSGSDNKAGPR
- a CDS encoding Re/Si-specific NAD(P)(+) transhydrogenase subunit alpha → MKISVPSESAPREQRVALAPDSVARLVKQLKLEIAVQRGAGIRAGFRDDAYQAAGATIVPDAAAAFAAAPVIAKVQPPDSQEIARIAEGSTLISLLRPGQSADVVQALAERRVSALALELVPRITRAQSMDVLSSQSTVSGYKGVLIGASALGKFLPMLTTAAGNISPAKVFVIGAGVAGLQAIATGRRLGGVVSAFDVRPAAREQVLSLGATFVANELVAEDAQAAGGYARAQTTDEQTRTLAAIAGHIKDQDLVVTTAAIPGRPAPKLITAEMVASMRAGSVIVDLAAETGGNCVLSKPGETVEAHDVTIIAPLNVPSTVAFHASQMFGRNIFELLKHLVKDGVLQLDPTDEITGAMLMTHDGRVLKQ